In Candidatus Nitronauta litoralis, one DNA window encodes the following:
- the tssA gene encoding type VI secretion system protein TssA — MTISVTPRWVGWEKLDAPISEDKPEGESLRYEGTYDKIQDARKRDDPRLEQGVWETDLKQADWDLVIQHSVEALETRTKDLQIAAWLLEAWTYRYGFEGIRHGLEVLFRLCQHFWDTVYPQIDEEDFDARVRPFEWINSKLTIQLKLIPLSAPKLSEHVPVTFADYEIAARNENEARKNQKARENLESELNYNRFFASCDHTPPEFYRELATQVQGSRDRLRNLEGYLDDKCGKESPSLLEYREALRSINRLLEEILNRQGIEAEEIDPQPVGQPAQSIEEGTESVDNEALDVEQKNTGLENLGNKDETTQSNGVSGPPGKIRSRSEAYRLLTEVADYLERTEPHSPTPHLVRRAVSWGDMTLDQLLIEIVRDDNDLRFIYDLLGLGTGPEETDD; from the coding sequence GGGTGGGTTGGGAAAAACTTGATGCCCCCATCAGTGAAGATAAGCCCGAAGGTGAGTCCCTCAGGTACGAGGGCACCTACGACAAAATACAGGACGCACGGAAACGGGACGATCCCAGACTCGAACAGGGTGTCTGGGAAACAGACCTGAAGCAAGCCGACTGGGACCTGGTCATCCAGCATTCAGTGGAGGCCCTGGAAACACGCACCAAGGACCTCCAGATAGCAGCCTGGCTGCTCGAAGCCTGGACTTACCGTTACGGGTTTGAAGGAATCCGACACGGCCTGGAGGTGTTGTTTCGTTTGTGCCAACATTTTTGGGATACGGTGTACCCCCAGATTGATGAAGAAGACTTTGACGCCAGGGTCCGCCCGTTTGAATGGATCAATTCCAAACTTACGATCCAATTAAAATTGATTCCCTTGTCTGCTCCAAAACTGAGCGAGCATGTACCGGTTACATTTGCAGACTATGAAATAGCAGCACGCAACGAGAATGAGGCAAGGAAAAATCAAAAAGCCCGGGAAAATCTCGAATCAGAGCTCAACTACAATCGTTTTTTTGCGAGTTGTGACCATACGCCGCCAGAATTCTACCGGGAACTGGCAACCCAGGTGCAAGGATCACGAGACCGGCTGAGGAACCTTGAAGGATACCTGGACGACAAATGCGGAAAGGAATCCCCCAGTCTGCTGGAGTACAGGGAAGCTCTGCGGTCTATCAACCGGCTGCTGGAAGAGATCCTGAACCGGCAGGGAATTGAGGCTGAAGAAATTGACCCCCAGCCCGTTGGTCAGCCGGCACAATCTATCGAGGAGGGAACCGAATCCGTGGATAACGAGGCCCTTGATGTAGAACAGAAAAACACTGGCTTGGAAAACCTGGGAAACAAGGATGAAACCACTCAGAGTAACGGTGTGTCTGGCCCCCCAGGGAAAATCAGGTCCAGAAGCGAAGCCTATCGTTTGCTCACTGAGGTTGCGGATTATCTCGAACGTACCGAGCCACACAGCCCCACACCTCACCTCGTCCGGCGAGCGGTTTCATGGGGGGACATGACCCTCGATCAGTTATTGATAGAAATAGTGCGCGACGATAACGATCTTCGATTCATTTACGACCTTCTGGGACTGGGAACAGGGCCAGAGGAAACAGACGATTAA
- the tssB gene encoding type VI secretion system contractile sheath small subunit has protein sequence MAESIQHKLGRVRPPRVQITYDVETLGAIEMKELPFVVGILADLSGNPEEPLPLLKERKFVEIDRDNFNEIMASIEPRLTMRVKNTILDDDSQLNVELKLRHMDDFEPVEVVKQVPALRKLYEARQKLSDLLTKLDGNDELDRLLGEVVENTEGLNEMKAARPADEEGEGAEGEEGGEG, from the coding sequence ATGGCTGAAAGTATCCAGCATAAATTAGGCCGGGTTCGGCCACCCAGAGTCCAGATCACTTATGATGTGGAAACCCTGGGTGCGATCGAAATGAAAGAACTTCCGTTCGTTGTCGGAATCCTGGCGGACCTTTCGGGAAATCCCGAAGAACCGCTGCCGCTACTCAAGGAACGCAAGTTTGTCGAAATTGATCGGGATAACTTTAACGAGATCATGGCATCAATCGAGCCGCGTCTGACCATGCGGGTCAAAAATACCATTCTGGATGACGATTCCCAACTCAATGTGGAATTGAAACTCCGTCACATGGATGACTTTGAACCAGTTGAAGTCGTCAAACAGGTCCCTGCACTGCGCAAATTATATGAAGCACGCCAGAAGCTGAGCGACCTTCTCACCAAACTGGATGGTAATGATGAACTCGACCGTCTGTTGGGTGAAGTTGTCGAAAACACCGAAGGTCTGAACGAAATGAAAGCCGCCCGCCCTGCCGATGAAGAAGGCGAAGGAGCGGAAGGCGAGGAAGGAGGAG